The genomic stretch TTCTTTCTCTCGAAATGAATCAACTGAATTCTATGATTCCCTTTGAACTTGGGCTATGCACAAATCTTGAATTCCTATATCTAGACCATAACTTTCTAACAGGCGAGTTGCCTCCCAGTATGTCCAATCTTTCCAAACTAGTTGATTTAGATTTATCTTCCAATAGCCTTTCAGGTAAGTTAGTTCCACACCTCATTGCCAACTGGACACAATTAACTTCCTTGTTTATAGATAGCAATAATTTCACTGGAAGAATTCCCTCTGAAATTGGTTTATTGACACAACTTGAATATCTTGCCTTGTCTAGTAACCAGCTTTCAGGTTGCATTCCCTCAAACATTGGGAATTTGAAAAAGTTGTCTCAACTTGACCTTCACAAAAATCACCTCTATGGTCCAATTCCTCCAACAATTGGAAATTTAACAGAGCTTGGCTTGCTAGAGCTTTCAAAAAACTATCTTAGGGGATCAATACCACCGGAAGTAGGATATTTAACATCACTATCTGCTGTTCTCATAATGTCCAACTTGCTTCATGGACCTGAGACCTTATCAATCTTTTGCAATGTCACATCTCTTTCTGGCCTTATTATAGCCGATAACAAATTGAGTGGAAATATTCCAAAATGCATGGGAAACAACACGAATCTAATTGTTTTAGTTCTTCATGGCAATCAGTTTCACGGGGATATTCCAAAATCACTCTGCAATACATGCCACCTTCAATTTCTTGTCCTGTCAAACAATTACTTGAGTGGTGTAATTCCAACGTGCCTGGGAAATTTTAGCAATCAACTCTCAATCTTGCGTCTTGACAATAATAATTTGCATGGTGCTATGCATAGAGAGTTTTGCAGTTCAACCCCTTTCAAGTTGGTTGACCTATCTCATAATTCTTTGAGTGGTGTTATTCCTTCGTGTTTGGGAAATCTAAGCACAACATTGTCGCTACTTGATTTAAGCATGAATCGCTTTTATGGAAACATTCCAGAAGAAGCTTTCAAGGGTGATGTCCTGCAAGTTCTCATCTTGGGttataatgaatttgaaggacTTTTACCTCGTACACTCATCAATTGCACGGTTCTCAAAGTTCTTGATGTTGGAAATAATGGTCTAAATGACTCATTCCCACACTGGTTAGATGTTCATCCACAATTGGTAGTGCTCATCTTAAGTTCTAATCATTTTCATGGAGTGATAGGCAGCAATCCTACCACCAAGGTTCCATTTCCTATGTTGCGAGTTCTTGATCTCTCCAACAATCACTTCACTGGACATTTGCCTGAATATTATTTGCTGCATTTTTACTGGGATTATAAATGATATTACTTCTGATTTAGTAGTAACATACTCTAGTGACcattttgtttacatttttgGAAGCTCTGTAATGCTGGTGGTGAAAGGGTCTGAGGTTCCCGTGGTAAAAATTCTTAACCTGTATACACTCATAGACTTATCAAGTAACATGTTTGATGGAGATATTCCTATTTCCATTGGAATCCTTGGTTTTCTTCGGGATCTCAATGTGTCTCATAATAGGCTAACTGGCCATATACCATCATCATTGGGAAATCTAACATTGCTTGAAGCGCTAGACATGTCTTGCAACCAGTTGACAGGGGAGATTCCATGACAATTCTCAAAGCTTGGATTTCTGGAAGTACTGAACTTCTCCTATAATCATTTATTCGGAGCAATACCCCGCAGTGGGCAACTTGATACAATTGGCAATGAGTCCTACCTGGGAAATACAGCACTGTGTGGCTTTCCATTGACTGTGGAATGTGAAGCCAGAAAACCACATGTGCCGTcacaagaagaaaaagaagaggatTCGGGTTTTTTTAATGGATTTTGTTGGCAGAGCGTGGTGACAGGATATTGCTGTGGAGTTTGTGGGGGATATTTTGCTCTGCGATGTGGAAAACTCAACTGGTTGGTGAGGAACCCCACACGGAAGGGAGGGAAGGGTTCCAAAAGGACTGGTCCAAGAAGACATGCCAGAATAACAACAATTTAGTATTGCAGAGTGATGTGGTAGAGGTATTTAAATTAAATCTCCCTTTATTTTCTAAACTCCAACTTCAAATTCTCAATTTCTTGAAAgacattttctttgtttttttttttttttttttgaagtccTATCGACTCAGGTTTGATACTGTGACCTTTCTTGAAAGAGAGCCATAGAAGTGCCAATTGAGCAACAAACACATTTTCTACTACATATTAGATGTGTAAAGCTGTGGCATTTCACAGGCCTTAGCTTTGTGATTGCAGATTAAAAGGGTGGCGTGCATGCAGAGGTTTACACTCAGAGTTAGTTGTGCTTTTATTGTATTGATTAGTCGTGGGAACTATTATGCCTTCCCCTGTTCTTTATTTTGATGTTTTTAGTACTGTACAGCACAGCGAAGTGCCAACTGACCAACTCCAAGACACTTTTTATCTGTACTATAttgtactccctccgtcccattttatgtgtccggttcggttaacgaggcttgactggggttatttttaatccaatttttgataatattaagtttagtattagtatacaaaatttatatatttagaaactacactaaaaatactattaaacacaaaaaatcaaatttaaaaataagtaaaatatactaaagaaaataaataaagaagaaatagttggtttgaccaatgaatagtaagtaggacagataaattGGGACAGAGAGAGTACCATTTTATTAGGCTTTAAGACTTGCTTTAAATGCTAAAAGTTAGATAGAAAGCAATGCAGAATCGAAGTGTATGGAATTATTactttgaacttttttttttctttttttattactttgaaCTTAAACTTGTGATGACTTGCCTTAATTCGTAATAATTCATAGCTAAAAACACATGTTTTTAGACCAAACTTTTTCATCCAACAAAAAACTACTTTTCGAACATAGGTATTAAACGCATAAACTTTTAtaatatgtcatttttttagATTATGTATTgcttttttataaaaataaaatttgattgcCACAAAAACgatgtattataaatttaaagatGGTTTCAATTTTTActaaactatataatattgcaaGATAAATGGCAATACACAATACTAAAAACAAATCTCCAACTGTGTTTCTAGTGGGAAGATACAAAGATAATAAAGAAAAGAGTTCATTATACCTTTCTCGGCCTTTTGGCTAAGAtcaagtgtagtatctgttcttatCAGTTTAATATCTGATACGTGGGCTATTAGCCCACACATGGAGGCGTGATAAGAGACTATAAGGGGACTTGGCTGGGAGGTTTCACATATACCATTGGCAATTGTTCCCCATTGCAAGCAGAAGCGTGGGCGCTTTGCTCAAAAGCATTCAGCTGGCCAACTTTCTGGGTTACAGGAGATCAGAGCAATCTTTGAAGGCGACTCTCACGAACTGATTAGTATGTTCAATGAAGGTTCAGCCTCCATTGGAGCAGTATGCAACATCATCAAAGCATGCAGGCAGGAACTGATACAGCTCCAAGAATGGGAGATCAACGCCATTCCACGTGAAGTTAACGCACCAGCTGACTTTCTGGCTAAGAAGGCAAGAGATTTTCCAAGGGGTTTCACACACCTACAGGAACCACCGAACGAGATTCTGGATATTTTAGAACTAGACAGTGCAGGTCTCCCATGTTGCAGACTGATGATTAGTGATAGTTAAGCAAATTGTATATACGGGTTTCCCCCTTCTAcgttgaaataaaaaaaaaaataataataataaaagagttcatttcattttttatcctaaatttaaaggtgacaatccacttttagtctttttttatttttctcagaacattcacatttggtcctagtattaatgtattattgtgacatgaccatttttggtcctctaccAACAAAATAGTTTTAACACGGATAAATACAACGACATTTCgattttcaattacaatttttttttataaaaaataaacataaaaatattgcGGGGTCAActaattttgtataaaaatgttcgaaatgtatttatatttgacgatattttaacgattttgttgacggaggacctaaaatggtcatgccacaataatactaggaccaaatattgatgttatgataaaaatgactagagtggactgtcacctataaatctaggaaaaaaaatggaattaagtctaaagaaaaaataatctCTAGAATTTAGGTAAAGAAAATGTTTGTATAATTTAGCAGagaaaaagtttataaaagatgCTATTATGAATATGTTGAAGGTTTGTAGAGCTTAAACAGGGAgataaaaaagtatatattgttTATGCAGACTTGTAGAGTTGGCAAACAGAAAGTTTAGAAGTACGTTCGGGATTTGAAagaaatttcaaatatttatatttcagagaaaaaaatttatataaatctTAATATAAAAGAGTATAAAAagtcaacttttaaaattactaaaacaTATCACTTGGCTTTACAagcttttaaaaatataaatcaaatgttatataaacttttaaaaactctctAAAAGTCTTCATCAAATGCTTTTAAAGTTTAGtctttaaaaatcaaatattatattatatcctCCTAGATACTCTGTCGGACAGGGGCGTAGGACTCCAACCCGGCCTTTCGAATTGGAGATTCAAGggaagaaaattttaaagtttataaaagtttgaattCGATACACCATTTTATAAAAGAATTATTTGAACATAAACAttaatccatggtataattattgGACGAATTTCCGACAAAATAAATGCGGAAGGGA from Ipomoea triloba cultivar NCNSP0323 chromosome 12, ASM357664v1 encodes the following:
- the LOC115999282 gene encoding probable leucine-rich repeat receptor-like protein kinase At1g35710, which codes for MMRISIFTLLLQILCLLALNTAPLHANKEEAEALLQWKINGLSSSLLDSSWSVNNLTNVCSWEGIICNSDGYVSELNLPHENIRGTLEPLRFSLLPNLTRINLKNNSLSGVIPSAISSLLKLTFLDLSNNNLRGGIPEEIGSITRLQVLKLLNNSFQGKIPPSIESLKHLQFLSLEMNQLNSMIPFELGLCTNLEFLYLDHNFLTGELPPSMSNLSKLVDLDLSSNSLSGKLVPHLIANWTQLTSLFIDSNNFTGRIPSEIGLLTQLEYLALSSNQLSGCIPSNIGNLKKLSQLDLHKNHLYGPIPPTIGNLTELGLLELSKNYLRGSIPPEVGYLTSLSAVLIMSNLLHGPETLSIFCNVTSLSGLIIADNKLSGNIPKCMGNNTNLIVLVLHGNQFHGDIPKSLCNTCHLQFLVLSNNYLSGVIPTCLGNFSNQLSILRLDNNNLHGAMHREFCSSTPFKLVDLSHNSLSGVIPSCLGNLSTTLSLLDLSMNRFYGNIPEEAFKGDVLQVLILGYNEFEGLLPRTLINCTVLKVLDVGNNGLNDSFPHWLDVHPQLVVLILSSNHFHGVIGSNPTTKVPFPMLRVLDLSNNHFTGHLPEYYLLHFYWDYK